From Coffea arabica cultivar ET-39 chromosome 2e, Coffea Arabica ET-39 HiFi, whole genome shotgun sequence, the proteins below share one genomic window:
- the LOC113729778 gene encoding uncharacterized protein isoform X1, which translates to MGGSGIAQKIIRSCLLKSFLPLFPSRGQGVSPPLLICCFVEKTKMPKPKAPKERINFTPKMETAIAEQLLNMHRNGEISSQTIGSHVVPQITRMLAETFGVSFPRDTIRSKYYALQNLTRLYISFKKRGTGMGWDSTNFTFMMDDERWSHLLQVNQGYNRFRNRCCLVFHLLEEVFMNQGATGDFSAGFGVSPLNSADELEMEHAANRGKGKGVVDVDSSDGGDAVPVTRKGKEKVKKGKGKRKSGDMSTESFFQPSSPQFQKYVRVLDSIETRLSGKGSSGISGSVSSPAKSQKAPVDEDEELVAALATLSSLNLDRSVRFQMADLLRNRHERLIWFLCADDEDRLAFVRHRGFLPPLSISFNPAQNYCSSLRLSFSHGLNGFDLFVWIYVLGVDIGLCYSFLYCTVDPI; encoded by the exons ATGGGAGGTAGTGGAATTGCCCAGAAAATCATTCGAAGCTGCTTGCTGAAGAGCTTTCTTCCCTTATTTCCAAGTCGCGGCCAAGGAGTCTCACCGCCGTTGCTCATCTGTTGCTTCGTCGAG aaaacaaagatgCCCAAACCAAAAGCTCCTAAGGAACGTATCAATTTCACGCCGAAGATGGAAACTGCCATTGCTGAACAGCTTCTGAACATGCATAGGAATGGGGAAATATCATCACAGACCATCGGGAGCCACGTTGTCCCTCAGATTACTAGGATGCTCGCTGAGACTTTCGGGGTTTCATTCCCCCGCGATACTATTCGGTCGAAGTACTATGCGCTTCAGAACTTAACTAGGCTTTACATTTCGTTCAAGAAGCGTGGCACTGGTATGGGCTGGGACTCAACCAACTTCACCTTCATGATGGATGATGAGCGATGGAGTCATCTACTTCAG GTCAACCAGGGATACAATAGATTTAGGAACCGGTGTTGTCTGGTCTTCCATTTGCTTGAAGAAGTCTTCATGAATCAGGGGGCTACTGGGGATTTTAGCGCCGGCTTTGGAGTATCGCCCCTGAATTCGGCCGATGAATTGGAAATGGAACACGCTGCGAACAGAGGTAAGGGCAAGGGGGTTGTGGATGTCGATTCATCAGATGGAGGAGATGCCGTTCCTGTGACTCGGAAAGGGAAAGAGAAGGTTAAGAAGGGCAAAGGAAAGCGCAAATCGGGGGACATGTCAACTGAGTCATTCTTCCAACCGTCCTCCCCCCAATTCCAGAAATACGTTCGGGTTTTAGACAGCATCGAGACACGATTGAGCGGTAAAGGGAGCTCTGGGATCTCCGGTTCGGTCTCTTCTCCTGCTAAGAGCCAAAAGGCTCCAGTTGATGAAGACGAGGAGCTGGTGGCTGCTTTGGCCACTTTGAGCAGTCTGAATTTGGACCGAAGTGTGCGCTTCCAGATGGCTGATCTGCTAAGGAATCGGCATGAGCGTCTCATTTGGTTCTTATGCGCGGACGACGAGGACCGCCTTGCCTTTGTCAGACATCGAGGCTTCCTCCCCCCCCTTAGCATCTCGTTCAATCCAGCCCAAAACTATTGCAGCAGCCTTCGTCTTAGTTTTTCCCATGGCTTAAATGGATTTGATCTATTCGTTTGGATTTATGTACTTGGAGTTGACATTGGCCTGTGTTATTCATTTCTTTACTGTACCGTGGACccaatttag
- the LOC113729778 gene encoding uncharacterized protein isoform X2, with product MPKPKAPKERINFTPKMETAIAEQLLNMHRNGEISSQTIGSHVVPQITRMLAETFGVSFPRDTIRSKYYALQNLTRLYISFKKRGTGMGWDSTNFTFMMDDERWSHLLQVNQGYNRFRNRCCLVFHLLEEVFMNQGATGDFSAGFGVSPLNSADELEMEHAANRGKGKGVVDVDSSDGGDAVPVTRKGKEKVKKGKGKRKSGDMSTESFFQPSSPQFQKYVRVLDSIETRLSGKGSSGISGSVSSPAKSQKAPVDEDEELVAALATLSSLNLDRSVRFQMADLLRNRHERLIWFLCADDEDRLAFVRHRGFLPPLSISFNPAQNYCSSLRLSFSHGLNGFDLFVWIYVLGVDIGLCYSFLYCTVDPI from the exons atgCCCAAACCAAAAGCTCCTAAGGAACGTATCAATTTCACGCCGAAGATGGAAACTGCCATTGCTGAACAGCTTCTGAACATGCATAGGAATGGGGAAATATCATCACAGACCATCGGGAGCCACGTTGTCCCTCAGATTACTAGGATGCTCGCTGAGACTTTCGGGGTTTCATTCCCCCGCGATACTATTCGGTCGAAGTACTATGCGCTTCAGAACTTAACTAGGCTTTACATTTCGTTCAAGAAGCGTGGCACTGGTATGGGCTGGGACTCAACCAACTTCACCTTCATGATGGATGATGAGCGATGGAGTCATCTACTTCAG GTCAACCAGGGATACAATAGATTTAGGAACCGGTGTTGTCTGGTCTTCCATTTGCTTGAAGAAGTCTTCATGAATCAGGGGGCTACTGGGGATTTTAGCGCCGGCTTTGGAGTATCGCCCCTGAATTCGGCCGATGAATTGGAAATGGAACACGCTGCGAACAGAGGTAAGGGCAAGGGGGTTGTGGATGTCGATTCATCAGATGGAGGAGATGCCGTTCCTGTGACTCGGAAAGGGAAAGAGAAGGTTAAGAAGGGCAAAGGAAAGCGCAAATCGGGGGACATGTCAACTGAGTCATTCTTCCAACCGTCCTCCCCCCAATTCCAGAAATACGTTCGGGTTTTAGACAGCATCGAGACACGATTGAGCGGTAAAGGGAGCTCTGGGATCTCCGGTTCGGTCTCTTCTCCTGCTAAGAGCCAAAAGGCTCCAGTTGATGAAGACGAGGAGCTGGTGGCTGCTTTGGCCACTTTGAGCAGTCTGAATTTGGACCGAAGTGTGCGCTTCCAGATGGCTGATCTGCTAAGGAATCGGCATGAGCGTCTCATTTGGTTCTTATGCGCGGACGACGAGGACCGCCTTGCCTTTGTCAGACATCGAGGCTTCCTCCCCCCCCTTAGCATCTCGTTCAATCCAGCCCAAAACTATTGCAGCAGCCTTCGTCTTAGTTTTTCCCATGGCTTAAATGGATTTGATCTATTCGTTTGGATTTATGTACTTGGAGTTGACATTGGCCTGTGTTATTCATTTCTTTACTGTACCGTGGACccaatttag